The Klebsiella sp. RHBSTW-00484 genome includes a window with the following:
- a CDS encoding nitrate reductase, with protein MTETRTTCPYCGVGCGVIASVETNGQVTVRGDERHPANFGRLCVKGAALGETVGLEGRMLFPEVDGERAIWPQALAAAGSRLREIIDQYGPQAVAFYASGQLLTEDYYAANKLMKGFIGCANIDTNSRLCMSSAVTGYKRALGADVVPCSYEDVENSDLVVLVGSNAAWAHPVLYQRLVQAKRDNPQMRVVVIDPRRTATCDIADVHLALAPGSDGGLFVGLLNAIADSGDIADDFSDAQQALTLAQEWSIEKVAQFCGLPQQQVADFYCQFIAAPRAITLYTMGINQSASGSDKCNAIINAHLASGKYGRPGCGPFSLTGQPNAMGGREVGGLATMLAAHMNFEADDLQRLARFWGTERLAQTPGLTAVDLFAAIGRGEVKAVWIMGTNPVVSLPDSHAVSEALAACPLVIVSDVVADTDTGRFAHIRFPALAWGEKNGTVTNSERRISRQRAFLPTPGEAKADWWIVARVAQELGFGSAFAWQHSHDVFNEHAALSGFENNGQRAFDIGGLANLSLDAWDALEPVRWPVSRSPATWSLHKGWHRDGKLRMVPVAPQPTRAATDAFYPLILNSGRIRDQWHTMTRTGAVPRLMQHIAEPVVEVAADDAQRYHLLEGELARVRSPNGVMVAKVVISDGQRPGSLFVPMHWNNQFARQGRVNNLLMAVTDPHSGQPESKQVAVAIAAWLPAWKGELFSRQPVPIPASLHWRRRAAQGISHLSLAGDISPRRWLTDWCQQQGWQMQVAEGGKVWNLLAWQDGELMLGWWSDVREPVIDAEWISAAFRTPPQDAAQRHALLSGRKGGDTVPRGRIICSCFSVGERAINEAIASGCRTPAALGAKLKCGTNCGSCIPELKALLAENLTQA; from the coding sequence ATGACCGAAACCCGAACCACGTGCCCCTATTGCGGGGTCGGCTGCGGCGTTATCGCCAGCGTGGAGACGAACGGTCAGGTGACCGTGCGCGGCGATGAACGGCACCCGGCGAACTTTGGCCGTCTGTGCGTTAAGGGCGCGGCGCTGGGGGAAACCGTCGGTCTGGAGGGAAGAATGTTGTTCCCTGAAGTCGATGGCGAACGCGCGATCTGGCCGCAGGCGCTGGCGGCGGCGGGTTCACGCCTGCGGGAAATCATCGACCAGTACGGGCCTCAGGCGGTGGCGTTCTATGCTTCCGGACAGCTGCTGACCGAGGATTACTACGCCGCCAACAAGCTAATGAAGGGCTTTATCGGCTGCGCGAATATCGATACTAACTCACGGCTGTGTATGTCTTCGGCGGTCACTGGCTATAAACGTGCGCTGGGGGCGGACGTCGTGCCGTGTAGTTATGAAGATGTGGAAAACAGCGATCTGGTGGTGTTAGTCGGCTCGAACGCCGCCTGGGCGCATCCGGTACTTTATCAGCGGCTGGTGCAGGCGAAGCGCGATAATCCGCAGATGCGGGTGGTGGTTATTGACCCGCGTCGTACCGCCACCTGCGATATTGCCGATGTGCATCTGGCGCTGGCCCCCGGCAGCGACGGCGGGCTGTTTGTCGGCCTGCTTAACGCGATTGCTGACAGCGGCGACATTGCTGACGATTTCAGCGATGCGCAGCAGGCGCTGACGCTCGCGCAGGAGTGGAGCATCGAAAAAGTGGCGCAGTTCTGCGGTTTGCCGCAGCAGCAGGTCGCCGATTTCTATTGTCAGTTTATTGCCGCACCGCGCGCCATCACGCTGTATACGATGGGCATTAACCAATCCGCCAGCGGCAGCGATAAATGCAACGCCATTATTAACGCTCATCTGGCGAGCGGAAAATATGGGCGTCCGGGCTGCGGGCCGTTTTCGCTGACCGGTCAACCCAATGCGATGGGCGGGCGCGAGGTCGGTGGGCTGGCGACCATGCTGGCGGCGCATATGAACTTTGAAGCCGACGATTTACAGCGCCTGGCGCGATTCTGGGGCACTGAACGGCTGGCGCAAACGCCAGGGCTGACGGCGGTGGATCTGTTTGCCGCCATTGGTCGAGGTGAAGTTAAAGCGGTGTGGATTATGGGCACCAATCCGGTAGTGTCGCTGCCGGACAGTCATGCGGTGAGCGAAGCTCTGGCGGCCTGCCCGCTGGTGATTGTCTCGGATGTGGTTGCCGATACCGATACCGGACGCTTCGCCCATATTCGTTTTCCGGCGCTGGCGTGGGGAGAGAAGAACGGCACCGTGACCAACTCCGAGCGGCGAATCTCCCGCCAGCGCGCGTTTCTGCCGACACCGGGGGAGGCGAAAGCCGACTGGTGGATCGTTGCTCGCGTGGCGCAAGAGCTGGGCTTTGGCTCCGCCTTTGCCTGGCAGCATTCTCATGATGTATTCAACGAGCACGCCGCGCTGTCGGGTTTTGAAAATAACGGCCAGCGAGCGTTTGATATCGGCGGGCTGGCGAACCTCAGCCTTGACGCCTGGGATGCGCTGGAACCTGTGCGTTGGCCAGTGAGTCGCAGCCCAGCAACATGGAGTTTGCACAAGGGCTGGCACCGGGATGGCAAGCTGCGTATGGTGCCCGTCGCCCCGCAACCGACCCGGGCGGCGACCGATGCGTTTTATCCGCTAATCCTCAACAGCGGGCGGATCCGCGATCAGTGGCACACCATGACCCGCACCGGCGCGGTGCCCAGGTTGATGCAGCATATCGCCGAACCGGTGGTGGAGGTGGCAGCAGATGATGCGCAGCGCTATCACCTGCTGGAAGGTGAACTAGCGCGGGTTCGCTCACCGAATGGGGTGATGGTAGCAAAAGTGGTTATCAGCGATGGGCAGCGCCCCGGTTCGCTGTTCGTGCCAATGCACTGGAATAATCAATTTGCTCGCCAGGGAAGGGTGAATAACCTGCTGATGGCGGTCACCGACCCCCACTCCGGGCAGCCGGAGAGTAAACAGGTGGCGGTAGCGATTGCCGCCTGGCTTCCAGCCTGGAAAGGTGAACTCTTTTCCCGCCAGCCGGTTCCAATACCCGCTTCGTTGCACTGGCGACGGCGGGCCGCGCAGGGCATAAGCCATCTTTCTCTCGCCGGGGATATCAGCCCTCGCCGGTGGCTGACCGACTGGTGCCAGCAGCAGGGATGGCAAATGCAGGTCGCCGAGGGCGGCAAGGTCTGGAACCTGCTGGCGTGGCAGGACGGAGAGCTGATGCTTGGCTGGTGGAGCGATGTCCGTGAACCGGTGATTGACGCCGAGTGGATTAGCGCCGCGTTTCGTACTCCGCCGCAGGATGCTGCTCAGCGCCACGCGCTATTGAGCGGCAGGAAGGGCGGCGATACGGTGCCGCGCGGGCGTATTATCTGTAGCTGCTTTAGCGTGGGCGAGCGGGCGATAAACGAAGCCATTGCCAGCGGCTGCCGGACGCCTGCAGCGCTGGGGGCGAAACTGAAATGTGGCACCAACTGCGGCTCCTGTATCCCGGAACTCAAGGCGCTGCTGGCGGAAAATCTAACGCAAGCCTGA